TCATCGCGCGGCGGTGGTAGCCTGCGCCGCCATGGCCGCAGCCGATCCCGACAAGCCCAGCAACGGCCGGTGCCGCATCGTCGTCACCGGCGGCCCCGGCGGCGGCAAGACCACCGCCGCCGACCTGTTCCGCCGCGAGATCGGCGAGCGCGTCGTGGTGGTGCCCGAGGCCGCGACCCTGCTGTTCTCGGGCGGCTTCCCGCGCACCGACGACGCGCTCGCGCGCCGGGCCGCGCAGCGCGCCATCTATCACGTCCAGCGCAACCTCGAGGACGTGCAGTCGGCGCGCTTCCCCGACCGGATCCTCCTGTGCGACCGCGGCAGCGTCGACGGCGCGGCCTACTGGCCCGGGGCGCCGGCCGAGTTCTTCGACGCCGTCGGCAGCACCGCGGACGCCGAGCTCGCGCGCTACGACGCGGTGATCTTCTTCGAGTGCGCCGCGGCCGGGGGCCTGTCGATCGAGGGCGGCAACCCGACCCGGACCGAGTCGATGGCCCAGGCGGTCGAGCTCGATCGCCAGCTCCACGCGCTCTGGTCGCGCCACCCGCGCTTCGTCATGGTCCCGCACGACCCGTCGTTCGTGAAGAAGATCATGTTCGGGCTCGCGGCGCTCGAGCGCATCGTCGCGCAGCTGCGCTGATCGACCCGCGGCTCAGCAGCCCCAGCCGACGATCCGGCAGGTGCCGGAGGGCGCGCACACGCTGTCGACCTCGCCGTCCTTGCACGGCGCGACCGGGTGCGCGACCGGGCGCGGCACCGCCCTCGCGGACACCGGCCGTAGCCGCGGCGCGCGGGTCCAGCTGCAGTCGCGCCAGCTCGTGCACGGCACCGCGTCCGGCCAGCTCCACGCGCACTGCCCCGACGGCGCGCACGTACAGATCGGGCCCTGCTCGGTGAGCGGGCCGAGCATGCCCGGGGTGCCAGCCGCGCAGCGCGCGGCGCCGACGTCGAGCGCGCAGTCGTCGTCGCCGCGGCACGCCGCCGACGGGTCCGCCGCGGGCGCGATCCGGCGCAGCGTGCACTGGCGGTCGACGCAGCCGCACGCGCCCGGCGGCGGCGCGGACTCGTCGCACGCGGCCATCGCCGCCGCGGCCGGCGCGCGACCGCAGCGCGCGGGCATGCACGGATCGTCCCAGCCGCAGTCGACGTCGGCCTTGCAGGAGTCGCCGCGGCCGGCGCGCGCGGCCGCCGCGGCGGTGGCGACCGCGGCGGCGTCGGCCGCGGTGACGGCCGCGCCCGCGTCGACCAGCACGACCGGCCCGATCGCGGGCCCCGTGGTCGACTCGGCGTCACGCTCGACCGCCGGCCCCGCCGCCGGCGCCGGCCGCGACGACCGCCCGCAGCCGCTCCCAAGCACGAGCGCCACCGCCGCCACCCCGACGATCGATCCCAGGCGCGCGACGCGGGCGGACGGCATCACACGACGATCCCACGACCGCGCCGGGCGGACAACCGCGGCGCCGCACCGGGATCAGGGCAGGTTCGAGCGCACCACCAGCACCGAGCACGGCGCGCTGCGCACGACCGCCTCGGCGGTGCTGCCGAGCAGGATCCGCCGCAGCCCGGTCCGGCCGTGGGTCGCGACGACGACCAGATCTGCGGCGACCCCGGCGGCGGCGCGGGCGATGATCTCGGCGGCGTCGCCGCGCTCGACCACGAGCTCGGCGTCGAGCCCGCAGTCCTGCACCGCCGCCGACAGCCGCGCCCGGGCCCGCGCGAGCTCGTCCTCGGCCGCGGCCGGGGCCACGCCGTCGGCGAGGGGGTCGAGGCAATGGAGCGCGGTCACCGCCACGCCCCGGCGCCGGGCCTCGTCGGCGGCCGCGGCCAGGGCCGGCAACGACAGCGCCGACAGGTCGGTCGCGACCAGGATCCGCAACCCGAACGGCGGGCGCGCCACCAGCACCGCGCACGGCGCGTGGCGCACCACCCGCCCGGCCACGCCGCCGAGGACCTGCCGCCGCAGCGACGCGCCGCCGTGCGCGGCGACCACGATCAACGCGGCCGCGCGCGCCGCGGCCGCCGCGACGATCGCCCCGCACGGCTCGCCGGTCAGCACCAGCGCGTCGACCGCGGCCCGGTCGTCACCGCCGCCGCCGATCGCGCGGGCGATGGTCGTGCGCACCGGCGCGATCGTCGCGGCCGCGGTCGCGTCCCCGGCGCCGTCGTCCAGCACGTGGGCCACGACCAGCCGCGCGCCGTGGGCCAGGGCCTGCGCGAAGCCGGCGCGCACGGCCTCGTCGGCCGCCGCGCTCAGATCGGTGGCGACGAGGATCACCGGCTGGGCCGGCTGGGCAGGAGCTGGAGGGTGCATGGTCGCCCGCTCGCGAGGAGCCGCTCCTGCAAGGTAGCACCGTCGCGGCGGCATCGATCGCGGCGCCGGGGTATGGTCGTCGCACCGAGCGCGGTCGTCGGCGGGTCGCCCGCGGCCCGCGCGCCCGGCCCATCCATGGCGCACGCCTCTCACAAGCTCGGCGGCGCGTTCGAAGGCGCGCTGGCAGGCGGCGGTGATCCGGCCCGCTGTACGTGTTCGGCCCGTTCCTCAAGCTGATCGTCGCGGCCGGGGTCGCCAACGTCACCTTCGGCGCGTCGATCTGGCTCGCGGTCGTGACCGTCGCGATGGTGTCGGCGATGTACCGCCTGGTCATGCGCTGGGTGACCGACGGCAGCGGCGGCAGCGGCCTCAACGGGCCTGCGATCTGATCATGATGGTCAGCCACGGCCGCGGCGGGGTCACGCGCGCGGCCCGCGTCAAGGTCGGCAGCGTCGTCGACCAGCTCCTGCCGCAGCTGCCGTGCCCGATGTTCCTGGTGTCGGCGCGCCCCGAGCCCGCGGCGGCGCGGCCCGAGCCCGACGCAGCGGCGGCGCTCCCGTGACCACCGCCGCCGTGGTATCTGCCGGCATGCGCCGAGTCCTCACGGTCGAGTTCAGCCGATCTCCCGACCGACGCCGCCCCCGACGAGGCGCGCGGTCGTGAGCGATCGGCGCGACCAGCTCGACC
The genomic region above belongs to Myxococcales bacterium and contains:
- a CDS encoding AAA family ATPase; translation: MAAADPDKPSNGRCRIVVTGGPGGGKTTAADLFRREIGERVVVVPEAATLLFSGGFPRTDDALARRAAQRAIYHVQRNLEDVQSARFPDRILLCDRGSVDGAAYWPGAPAEFFDAVGSTADAELARYDAVIFFECAAAGGLSIEGGNPTRTESMAQAVELDRQLHALWSRHPRFVMVPHDPSFVKKIMFGLAALERIVAQLR
- a CDS encoding universal stress protein, with the translated sequence MHPPAPAQPAQPVILVATDLSAAADEAVRAGFAQALAHGARLVVAHVLDDGAGDATAAATIAPVRTTIARAIGGGGDDRAAVDALVLTGEPCGAIVAAAAARAAALIVVAAHGGASLRRQVLGGVAGRVVRHAPCAVLVARPPFGLRILVATDLSALSLPALAAAADEARRRGVAVTALHCLDPLADGVAPAAAEDELARARARLSAAVQDCGLDAELVVERGDAAEIIARAAAGVAADLVVVATHGRTGLRRILLGSTAEAVVRSAPCSVLVVRSNLP